The proteins below are encoded in one region of Helianthus annuus cultivar XRQ/B chromosome 2, HanXRQr2.0-SUNRISE, whole genome shotgun sequence:
- the LOC118488333 gene encoding uncharacterized protein LOC118488333, translating into MASPVSSISSISSMSSSSSSEWYSSSSEEDVIMHNMIMNAAQVFMSAAEGSSQPLTRRAKYNRDQEAGHDKLVADYFADEPVYPAEIFRRRFRMSRRLFLRIAGDMAQSDPFFTLRNDARGQRGFSNLQKCTSAIRQLAYGYAPDALDEYIRMSERTARRCLYKFCQWVVKLKRVHTSQPTSGLGGAYLEQR; encoded by the exons ATGGCTTCACCCGTTTCTTCAATTTCCTCAATTTCATCAatgtcttcatcgtcttcgtccgagtggtattcatcatcttcggaagaggatgttattatgcacaacatgattatgaacgcggctcaAGTGTTCATGTCGGCCGCTGAAGGGTCGTCCCAACCGCTAACCAGACGAGCAAAATATAATcgagaccaagaag ccggccacgataaactagtagccgattattttgccgacgaacccgtgtacccaGCCGAGATTTTTCGACGTCGTTTCCGCATGAGTCGTCGACTGTTCTTACGTATTGCAGGCGACATGgcccagtctgatccgttttttacatTGCGAAACGATGCTAGGGGTCAAAGGGGTTTCAgcaatttacaaaaatgtacgtcggccattcgccaacttgcGTACGGTTACGCACCAGATGCATTAGACGAGTACATTAGGATGTCTGAAAGAACCGCACGTCGATGTTTATACAAGTTTTGCCAATGGGTTGTCAAATTGAaacgagtacacacatcacaacctacaagcggacttggtggagcATATTTGGAACAACGCTGA